One stretch of Rhodoferax lithotrophicus DNA includes these proteins:
- a CDS encoding NfeD family protein, translating to MAESTLWWLAAGGLIAVELISGTFYLLLISLGLAAAALSAHAGLSMPYQWLCAAVMGGGSVLVWRAYKHTQPESAPAQANHDVNLDIGETVHVDHWLDDHTSNVKYRGVRWDVILQEGQAAESGTFVIAEIVGNRLVLKKSHSS from the coding sequence ATGGCCGAATCAACACTTTGGTGGCTCGCAGCAGGCGGCCTGATTGCGGTAGAACTCATTTCTGGCACTTTTTACCTGTTGCTGATTTCGCTTGGACTCGCTGCGGCGGCGTTATCGGCGCATGCGGGTCTTTCCATGCCCTACCAATGGCTATGTGCAGCAGTGATGGGTGGCGGCTCCGTTTTGGTTTGGCGTGCTTACAAGCACACCCAACCTGAATCGGCTCCAGCACAAGCCAATCATGATGTGAATCTGGACATTGGAGAAACTGTCCATGTGGATCACTGGCTTGACGACCATACCAGCAACGTCAAATACCGTGGCGTTCGCTGGGATGTCATCTTGCAAGAGGGTCAGGCCGCAGAAAGTGGCACTTTTGTGATTGCCGAAATTGTCGGCAATCGGCTCGTACTCAAAAAATCTCACTCTTCTTAA
- the fabI gene encoding enoyl-ACP reductase FabI produces MGFLTGKKILITGVLSNRSIAYGIAKACHAQGAELAFSYVGERFKDRITEFAADFNSKLIFDCDVSDDAQIDQLFKDLSAHWPTFDGFVHSIGFAPREAIAGNFLDGLTRENFRIAHDISAYSFPAMAKAALPYLNNTASLLTLTYLGGVRVVPSYNTMGLAKASLESSVRYLADAVGSKGIRVNGLSAGAIKTLAASGIKDFGKLLGISAAASPLKRNVTIEEVGNVAAFLLSDLASGMTGQISYVDCGVSQTAMAIVEPHP; encoded by the coding sequence ATGGGTTTCCTGACTGGCAAAAAAATTCTGATTACGGGTGTGTTGTCCAACCGTTCCATTGCCTACGGCATCGCCAAGGCCTGCCATGCGCAAGGAGCCGAATTGGCATTCAGTTATGTGGGTGAACGTTTCAAAGATCGCATCACCGAGTTTGCCGCTGACTTCAATTCCAAACTGATTTTTGACTGTGACGTGAGTGATGATGCACAAATTGACCAGCTGTTCAAGGATTTGTCAGCCCATTGGCCGACGTTTGACGGCTTTGTGCACAGCATTGGCTTTGCCCCACGTGAGGCCATTGCCGGCAATTTTCTGGATGGTTTGACACGTGAAAACTTCCGTATTGCCCACGACATCAGCGCCTACAGCTTTCCGGCCATGGCCAAGGCGGCCCTGCCCTATCTGAACAACACGGCATCTTTGTTGACGCTGACCTATTTGGGAGGCGTGCGCGTGGTGCCCAGCTACAACACCATGGGCTTGGCCAAAGCATCGCTCGAATCCTCGGTGCGTTACCTGGCGGATGCCGTCGGAAGCAAAGGTATTCGTGTGAATGGTTTGAGTGCAGGGGCCATCAAAACCCTGGCCGCCAGTGGCATCAAGGACTTTGGCAAGTTGCTGGGTATCTCGGCAGCAGCCTCCCCCTTAAAACGCAATGTCACAATCGAAGAAGTGGGCAATGTGGCTGCTTTTCTACTCAGTGACCTGGCTTCAGGTATGACCGGTCAGATCTCGTATGTGGACTGTGGTGTGAGCCAGACAGCCATGGCCATTGTTGAACCTCATCCTTGA
- a CDS encoding arginine/lysine/ornithine decarboxylase, which produces MKFRFPIVIIDEDYRSENTSGLGIRALAQAIESEGFEVLGATSYGDLSQFAQQQSRASTFILSIDDEEFTPGPDLDPAVVNLRHFIEEVRRKNLDVPIYIYGETKTSRHLPNDILRELHGFIHMFEDTPEFVARHIIREAKSYLEGVQPPFFKALLDYAEDGSYSWHCPGHSGGVAFLKSPVGQMYHQFYGENMLRADVCNAVEELGQLLDHDGAIGKSERNAARIFNADHCFFVTNGTSTSNKMVWHHTVAPNDVVVVDRNCHKSILHAIIMTGAIPVFLKPTRNHFGIIGPIPKSEFEPATIKAKIKANPLIKEHLPDLDVSQIKPRVLTLTQSTYDGVLYNTETVKNMLDGYVENIHFDEAWLPHAAFHPFYGSYHAMGKNRARPKKAMVYATQSIHKLLAGISQASHVLVQDSQTVKLDKHLFNEAYLMHTSTSPQYSIIASCDVAAAMMEPPGGTALVEESIAEALDFRRAMRKIDDEYGDDWWFKVWGPDKLAEEGIGRADDWIIKGESRTNKSGVHWHGFGKMATGFNMLDPIKSTIVTPGMDLNGKFAKTGIPASIVTKFLAEHGVVVEKTGLYSFFIMFTIGITKGRWNSMLTALQQFKDDYAKNQPMWRILPEFCQKYPMYENMGLADLCQHIHQLYARYDIARLTTDMYLSDLTPAMKPCDAYAHIAMRKTERVEIDHLEGRVTVGLVTPYPPGIPLLIPGEVFNKKIVDYLKFSREFNTQCPGFETDIHGLVEEPGADGKTHYYADCVAL; this is translated from the coding sequence ATGAAATTTCGCTTTCCAATCGTCATTATTGACGAAGATTACCGCTCAGAAAATACCTCCGGGTTGGGTATACGTGCCTTGGCTCAAGCGATCGAGTCGGAGGGCTTTGAAGTGCTTGGCGCGACCAGTTATGGCGATTTAAGCCAGTTTGCCCAGCAGCAAAGCCGTGCCAGCACGTTCATTTTGTCCATTGACGATGAAGAGTTCACGCCTGGCCCTGATCTTGACCCTGCCGTGGTGAATCTGCGCCACTTCATCGAAGAGGTGCGACGCAAGAACCTGGATGTACCAATCTACATTTACGGTGAAACCAAAACCAGCCGTCACCTGCCGAATGACATCTTGCGTGAACTGCATGGCTTCATCCACATGTTTGAAGATACCCCTGAGTTCGTCGCGCGGCACATCATCCGCGAGGCCAAGAGTTACCTGGAAGGGGTGCAGCCACCGTTTTTTAAAGCCTTGCTGGACTATGCTGAAGATGGCTCCTATTCCTGGCACTGCCCAGGCCATTCGGGTGGCGTGGCCTTTCTGAAAAGCCCGGTGGGGCAGATGTATCACCAGTTTTATGGCGAGAACATGTTGCGCGCCGACGTGTGCAACGCCGTTGAAGAACTGGGTCAGCTGCTGGATCACGATGGTGCCATCGGTAAAAGTGAGCGTAATGCGGCCCGCATTTTTAACGCTGACCACTGCTTTTTTGTAACCAACGGCACCTCGACCAGCAACAAGATGGTGTGGCATCACACGGTGGCACCCAATGATGTGGTGGTGGTAGACCGCAACTGCCACAAGTCCATCTTGCATGCCATCATCATGACCGGGGCGATTCCGGTGTTTCTGAAGCCTACACGCAACCACTTCGGCATCATTGGCCCGATTCCGAAGAGTGAATTTGAACCTGCCACCATCAAAGCCAAGATCAAAGCCAATCCGCTGATCAAAGAGCATCTACCAGACCTGGATGTCAGCCAGATCAAGCCCCGCGTGCTGACCCTGACGCAATCCACCTACGACGGCGTTTTGTACAACACCGAGACGGTGAAAAACATGCTTGATGGTTATGTGGAAAACATCCACTTTGATGAAGCCTGGTTGCCACACGCCGCTTTCCATCCGTTTTATGGCAGCTACCATGCCATGGGCAAAAACCGTGCACGCCCTAAAAAGGCCATGGTCTACGCCACCCAGTCGATTCACAAACTGCTGGCAGGTATCAGCCAGGCCAGCCATGTATTGGTGCAAGACTCGCAAACGGTCAAGTTGGACAAGCATCTGTTCAACGAGGCTTATCTGATGCACACCAGCACCTCGCCTCAATACAGCATCATTGCCAGTTGTGACGTGGCTGCGGCCATGATGGAGCCGCCTGGCGGCACCGCGTTGGTGGAAGAAAGTATTGCCGAGGCGCTCGATTTCAGGCGCGCCATGCGCAAAATTGACGATGAATACGGGGACGACTGGTGGTTCAAGGTCTGGGGGCCGGACAAGCTGGCCGAAGAAGGTATTGGCCGCGCCGATGACTGGATCATCAAAGGGGAGTCCCGCACCAACAAGAGTGGTGTTCACTGGCACGGCTTTGGCAAGATGGCTACCGGTTTCAACATGCTGGACCCCATCAAATCGACGATCGTGACACCTGGCATGGATTTGAATGGCAAGTTTGCCAAAACCGGTATTCCGGCCAGCATCGTGACCAAATTCCTGGCTGAGCATGGTGTGGTGGTGGAAAAAACCGGGCTGTACAGTTTTTTCATCATGTTCACCATTGGCATTACCAAAGGCCGCTGGAACAGCATGCTGACCGCCTTGCAGCAATTCAAGGACGATTACGCCAAGAACCAGCCGATGTGGCGTATCCTGCCCGAGTTTTGCCAGAAATACCCCATGTACGAAAACATGGGTCTGGCTGATTTGTGCCAGCATATCCACCAGCTTTATGCCCGCTACGACATTGCCCGCTTGACCACTGACATGTATCTGAGTGATCTCACACCGGCCATGAAACCTTGTGATGCTTATGCCCACATTGCCATGCGCAAAACCGAGCGGGTGGAGATTGACCACCTGGAAGGACGTGTCACCGTAGGCTTGGTGACTCCTTATCCGCCAGGCATACCTTTGTTGATTCCGGGCGAAGTATTCAACAAAAAGATTGTGGACTACCTGAAGTTCTCACGCGAATTCAACACCCAGTGCCCAGGTTTTGAGACGGACATTCATGGTTTGGTGGAAGAGCCTGGAGCCGATGGCAAGACACACTATTACGCCGATTGCGTGGCTCTTTGA